The nucleotide window agcagatgatTCTCACTTTCATGAAAAGCCCTATATTAACAaagcatcttaaatgccatattctctaggttgttgaagtgtttgaagatcatctaTCTAACTAAAATCAATCACTGTGTGATATGGAAAATAtacctaacataactacaagtttgattattatagatggctaaacactaacctgcatttctttggCATATGCTGCATTTTTAAGTGTGCTGCATAGGTACGATACCACAAACAAGAATAGAATCatttatacagtataacaaaagtaactttaaatttgtattaatatacccaaatccataccaatgtaagaTATTTTTggttaatagttgtctttttatcctatatttatcctatattcctataGACCCCTCAAAATGATAATAAACATCTCCAATTCACCAAATAATCAAAGCCACCCATCTCACCTCTTAGGTATGTGGGTATTGTCTTCTCAGAACTGCTTTCTGTTGTCTGTGGACAATGGTATCTTTAGGGAACCTGAGATAATTGGTattaatggtcaagtcctgggaaaactAGCTATAAAaattgttgtccagtctctgtgcaaTGGGAAAACATAAGGCTTATCCGCAGTCCTGACTAGACTAGTCCATGagactggaccatctcagccagcagccttgaagctgttctggatgcagaactgtgaggaaactgcaacagaggcactctgagaAGCTGGCTCGCCTGGACCACCCATTTTTgttggtgtctggtccccttgctctggAAACATACAAGCTTTCGAAGGcaacatacatatctgcattaataCAGGTGTGGGCTGTACAATGTACACACGacagccaaagatgattttttgttttatgtttgaacagGTAAAATGTATGTTACCTGTCCTGTAGATTCTCTAGGTTTATTTCCTTGTGTCTGTAGCCAGGATTTTTAAGGGCATTTTCCCGTCCAAACCTGACCATTATTAacctagaaggaatccacagcctttcatttcctgtagaaGCAAACACAACCCCTTTCCCAATGCAGTGcatttttgacttccattttaatGTTATGGCATTGCTAAAGTATCTAAGCTAGTCTGATTTGGTAGTCCCTCTTACAATCCCATGTCTCTCAGAAGCCTTCATTTGCTCATCAACATTCAAAACATTCAAAGTCAATACAACACCGTGGAGGTTCCAGACTCcctgtatatttttcatctttatgtgtcttattactttaatattaatttacttttcttttaaagaattttaaactatttttctattaaatatatttttctattaaaatattttaaactatttttctattactagctatatctttttctttcctttcttaaacctacatacatttttaaacacactgtaacatGTTTAGAGGCTTTTTTTTCCATCTAAACTTGCTTTACTTCAATAAGTAAAACCTTAATCTGCTAAACTACTTCAGGACCTTCTGCTGGGGCTGTGatggctggctctgcctcttctcTGGTCTGTGAGAGCCCAGCAGGCCCAGACTGGAGGTGTATTTGACTGGAACTTCATTCAACCTCTGAGGCAACTGTTTTTACTTAGCTTGCTGTTTCTATTTAGCATACTggccttctgttttctctttttcagctATCTCAGGCCCTAATTTCTAATTAGGAACCACACTGAAGCTCCAAAtttaccaggctttttcttttgagtcACCAACTAGCTCCTGAATCATTACATGGagaattattattagttttgaatgttcaTCCTAGCCTTAGGCTCATTTcaggctagctcttttaacttaaaataacTTATCTTTATCTAATTTTTACCTAAGggaattttgcttttctttccttctgcataTCTTGCTTTTACTGCTTCTACCATCTGGCTGGCTGGCAGacgcctggcttctggccccagacatgtccccctctttcttctcattctcttctctcatctctctcatttctagatttctcctcccatttattctttctgcctgccagctttTTAATCCCTCTActacctagctattggtcattcagctttttattataccaatcaagtgctttaggcaggcaaggtgaaacaaatgcaagacatctttatataattaaacaaatgcagtgcaAACTCACATCTTaaccaaatgcagcataaatGAAAGTAATGCACCTTTACACAGTTAGAAGATTATTCTGTAGTGTAAACAAATGCAGTACTTCTTTacccagttaaaataatagtccacaacactAGGCTGATTGCTTTAGCCAAAACATGTGTGGTAAGAGAAAAAGGTCACTCTTGAGAAGCTGAGTCATTGTGAGTTTGTCCACTGTTCCTTCCCTTCTGTTCTAGGATGGCATGTTGGATATAAAGTTCCTTCTTCAAGATAGGTATGAGAGGAAAGAAGGGCATTCACAACCTACACCTATAAACGTGAGCAAGAGAAGCATATATGACCCAGGAATGTTCCTGAGGTCTTTGGAAATGTACCTTAGCGTAGCTTATCAATAGAGACAGCCACCTTGGTTTCACAGAGGTTTGTCCCAATTACCAAGTACAGTGTTGGTTCAAATGCACTGGTAAGTTAATACAATAAAGACACAGCCATTTATGAAATAGTGATTGATCCACTCCAGGTTCACCTAGATCCTAGTTCAGCATTCCACCTTACTATGCCCTATCACCTTGAGAAACGCCCTCTTGATGTCCTTGTTTCTCAGACTGTAGACCATTGGGTTAAGCAAGGCTGTGAAAGCATTGTAAAAGAGTGAAACCTGCTTGTCTCGCTCAGGGGAATAGCTGGAGTTGGGCCTCATGTAGATGTAAGTGCCTGGACCATAGAAGAATGAAACCACAGTcaggtgggaggcacaggtagAAAAAGCCTTGCAACGGGCTTGGGTGGACTTGATCTTGAGAATAGCCATGGCAATATAAACATAGGAGGCCACAATGAGGGAAATTGGAGCAAGACCCATAAGAACAATCAAGATCTGGTCCACCATCTCAATGATGTGAGTATCCATGCAAGCCAGGTTACGCACTGCAGGGCCTTCACAGAAGTAATGGTTGACTCTGTTGGGTCCACAATATGGCAGACTCATGGTGAAGAAAGTATGTagcaaagcagagaggaaacCACAGACACAAGACACAACTGCCAACCATATGCACACCCCCAAGTTGAGTATTATAGTATAGCGGAGTGGGTGACaaatggccacatatctgtcataAGCCATGGCAACAAACAAGCTGCATTCAGTAGTAGCCAGGGAACCAAACACAAACATCTGTATCCAGCAGCGAACAAAGGAGATGGTCTGAGATTTAGCAAGAAGATGGACCAACATCTGGGGCATGGTGGTGCTGACATAGCTCATATCCAACATGGCAAGTAtacagaggaagaagtacatgggagtgtgcaGATGTGAGTCCAGGCAGACCAGCATGATGATGAGTCCATTGCCCATGACTGAGCTCAGGTAGATGAGAAGGAACACAATGAAGAGGATGTGGTTGGTCGTGGGGTCACTGGAGAAGCCAAGCAAGATAAACTCAGAAACCCAGCTTTGGTTCTGCCCTGGAATCATCCACATGATGGAGCCTGTAAGAGAATCATATTCATCTATGTGTCACCTGACACAGGCCAGCTATAGA belongs to Microtus pennsylvanicus isolate mMicPen1 chromosome 13, mMicPen1.hap1, whole genome shotgun sequence and includes:
- the LOC142833317 gene encoding olfactory receptor 2D3-like, translated to MWMIPGQNQSWVSEFILLGFSSDPTTNHILFIVFLLIYLSSVMGNGLIIMLVCLDSHLHTPMYFFLCILAMLDMSYVSTTMPQMLVHLLAKSQTISFVRCWIQMFVFGSLATTECSLFVAMAYDRYVAICHPLRYTIILNLGVCIWLAVVSCVCGFLSALLHTFFTMSLPYCGPNRVNHYFCEGPAVRNLACMDTHIIEMVDQILIVLMGLAPISLIVASYVYIAMAILKIKSTQARCKAFSTCASHLTVVSFFYGPGTYIYMRPNSSYSPERDKQVSLFYNAFTALLNPMVYSLRNKDIKRAFLKVIGHSKVEC